One window of Zerene cesonia ecotype Mississippi unplaced genomic scaffold, Zerene_cesonia_1.1 Zces_u006, whole genome shotgun sequence genomic DNA carries:
- the LOC119838920 gene encoding dibasic-processing endoprotease-like has translation MEFVLTYYDEPAVGGMPGGVAAWASSRAAPDYLNKMRGAALGYRRWASQRGKEDIPDFTPFGPDQVSYEEKSEQIREQDMESSKEGPDLENGVDKKDKGTQTELSDVPLEEEVVLVKFKNKEEDGEETAPEERESSEPQETKGEETPVREGDGNKEEGDSNNGSWWRYLYPFYYFV, from the exons ATGGAGTTCGTGTTGACGTACTACGACGAGCCGGCGGTGGGCGGCATGCCGGGCGGCGTGGCCGCGTGGGCGTCGAGCCGCGCGGCGCCCGACTACCTCAACAAGATGAGGGGCGCGGCGCTGGGCTACCGGCGCTGGGCCTCGCAGCGCGGCAAGGAG gaTATACCAGATTTTACACCTTTCGGCCCCGATCAAGTTAGCTACGAGGAGAAGAGTGAACAGATAAGAGAGCAGGATATGGAG TCGTCCAAGGAAGGTCCGGACCTTGAAAACGGCGTCGACAAGAAGGACAAAGGCACGCAGACTGAATTATCCGATGTGCCGTTGGAGGAGGAGGTCGTTCtagtgaaatttaaaaacaaagaagagGACGGAGAGGAGACGGCGCCAGAGGAGCGGGAGTCGAGCGAGCCGCAGGAAACGAAGGGGGAG GAAACGCCCGTGCGAGAGGGAGACGGCAACAAGGAAGAGGGAGATAGCAACAACGGCAGCTGGTGGAGATATTTAtatcctttttattattttgtataa